The genomic window AAGAACGACTACGGCCTGGGCTACTGCAACATCACCAAGTGCTGCACCAACGTTTGCCCCGAGGAAATCAAGATCACGGACAACGCCATCATCCCCATGAAGGAACGCGTGGTGGACGAGTATTACGATCCGCTCGGCAAGCTGTGGCGGATGCTCCGGCCCAAAGTCTAGGGCCAGTTTGCAGTTGAGAATTCTCGTTTTTCGATTTCCAATCCCTGCCACTGATCCCATGCACGGCAGCACAGACTTTGAATTAAAGCCGCTCTCCCGAGAGGGCATTCCCGCCGCGCTGGACAAGGCCGTCCGGTACCGGCTGCTCAATGAGCCCGGCGAAGCCGAGAGCATCTGCCGCGACGTGCTGCGCGTTGAACCGGACAACCAGCAAGCGTTGGTCGTGCTGCTGCTGGCTCTGACGGACCGGTTTGGCGAAGGCCACGCCGTCGCTGTCAGACAAGCTCAGGAAGTTTCAACACAGCTTCGCAGCGAATACGAACGCCTCTACTACGCCGGGATCATTTGCGAACGGCGCGCCAAAGCGCAACTTCATCTGAGCGTGCCTGGCGCAGGCCACGACGCTTACGAATGGCTCTGCGAAGCGATGGATTGGTACGAAAAGGCCGAGGCCGTCCGTCCCGAGGGCAACGACGACGCGCTGCTCCGCTGGAACGCCTGCGCCCGCATCATCATGCAAAGGCATCTCGCGCCGCGTCCGGAAGAAAAAATCGAGTCCTCGCTCGAATAGCGGACAGTAAGCACCGTAAACGCGCGCAAACGCCGCGCTCCGACTTCGATCTGTGTTGAGGGCGCCCGTGTGCGGAAGTGCTTGCCACTGGCTTTTCCGGTGGTCGGTCCTATGATCGCAACGCTCTTTGCAGGTCGTCGCCATGCTGGCCCAATTGATCCATAACATCTACTTCAAGAAGTCCTGTTTTTACGCGGTGATAGGGATCGATTTCCTGTTCGTTTTGGTCTTCGCTTTTGTCTATGCCGATCTCCTGCCCTGGCTGCAGGGCGGGCCCGCTTTGAGATTCAACATCGTGCGCGAGAGAGCGATTTTCGACGGTCCCGTAACCGATTACCTCCACTGTTTCTACTTCAGCGTCGTGACGCAGATGACCGTAGGATTCGGCGACATCATCCCGGTCTCGGAGCCGGCGCGGCTGGTCGTTTCGCTCCAGGCGGCCTTTGGCTACTTCTACCTTGCGGTCTTGGTTTCTGTGTTGGTGGGCCGGGTTTTCAGCAGCAAGCGAATCCTTGTCCTTCTTGGATTATCCGCACTCCAACAACTGACGAGTGGCGGTGGGATTGGCCCGAGAGAGAAGCGCTGTCAGAGCAGAACTGCGTTCTCCTTCAGCCAGTCTTGGGATCGTTCCGGGATTTTCGCCGGTAGCGGGTGGCGACGCGATGGCGGGGTTTCAGAAACATGCCGCAAAAGCTGGCGGGGCGAGTGTGCGTGTAGAACCTCGGCGTTCCGCCAAAGAGCCCGAACAGGGGAATCCAGAGCGCGCCTCGGGGAATGCGCGGTTGATAGAAGAAAGCGACCGCCGGGATGAACAGCAAAGCCACAGCCAGCGGCAACCACGTCCCGCGCACCAATTCGCCGACAAACGACGCCAGGGCTGACAGCGCGCTCTCGCGTTGGATTGCCTCCTGGACCTGGTTCCACAGGAACTCCTGAAGCTGGATCAGTTCAACCGGGACGTTCATGCGATATCCCTGAATTCGATGATCGCTCGAATATACCGCGACCCCATCCGTGTCAAGTCAATTGCCTGATAAGCCTGATAAGCGCAGCGGCTGTCCTGGGCTGATCGCGGGTTGAAAAGTCTTCCGATTCAGATTCTATTTGTCGGTGATGCGCCAGCAACGTCAGTCCGAGAGACCTTTTTGCCTCTGCCGATGGCGCGTCCTGATCTGCGGGCTTGCGGTGAGCGCGCTTTGCGGCAGATCGCAAGACTCTTCGCCGGAATCCTGGTGGTCGCTTCAGCCGCTTCAAAAAACCTCGCTGCCTGCTGTCAAAAACCTCGCCTGGCCGCGCTCGCAGATCGATTGCTTTGTCCTGGCCAAACTTGAGGCCAAGAATCTACTGCCTTCACCCGAAGCCGATCCTCGGACGTTGCTGCGAAGACTTTACTTCGATTTGATCGGGCTCCCGCCCACGCCAGACGAAATCCAGAGCTTCCTGGCGGACGATTCGCCCGGCGCCTATGACCGCGTCGTGGATCGTCTTCTTTCCAGCCCGCGCTACGGGGAACGTTGGGCGCGGCATTGGCTTGATGTCGTGCACTACGCGGACAGCCATGGCCACGACCAGGACCGGCCCCGCACGAATGCCTGGCCTTACCGCGATTACCTCATCCGATCGTTCAACGAGGACAAGCCTTACGCGCGCTTCGTCCAGGAGCAGCTTGCCGGGGACGTGCTGTTTCCGGACGATCCGAACGGCGTGATTGCCACCGCCTTCATCGCGGCGGGGCCCTGGGATGAAAGTTCGCAAATGCACATCATGGCGGACACGGTCGATAAGAAGATCGCGCAAAGCCTGGACCGCGACGACATGGTGACGACGGCCACCTCGACTTTTCTCAGCAGCACCGTTCACTGTGCGCGCTGCCACGATCACAAGTTCGATCCGATTTCCCAGGAGGAATACTACGGTTTGCAGGCGGTCTTTTCCGGCGTGGACCGGACGGATCGGCCCTTCGATTGGGACTCCGCGATTCATTGGAAACGCCAGACGCTGCTCAAAGAGAAGACGGCACTCGAAGTCCGGCAGCGCACGCTGGCGCAAACCCGGCTCGACGCCGAGTCCGAGGCCGCGCTTGCAGCCGGCCAGGCGGCCTGGGAACAGCGGCTCCGGGAAGGGACGCCCTGGACGACCCTGAACCCGATTTCTTTTATCTCGACCGGCAGGGCCACTCTCACGCGACAGCCGGACTGGTCGCTGCTGGTTTCCGGCGAGAAACCGGAGCGCGACATTTACACGATCGTCGTGCAAACGGAGCTCAAGGCCATCACCGCATTCCGATTGGAGGTCTTGCCAGACGACCGTTTGCCGAAGAATGGGCCGGGCCGGGCCGCAGACGGCAATTTCCAGCTTTCGGAATTCGAGGTCAAAGTTGAACCCGCCTCGACAGTGGGAGCGATGACAAACGTGGAACTGCGCAACGCGACGTCGGATTTCCATCAACCGGATTCCGAAGCGGACAAAGCGATCGACGGCCGCACCAATACGGCCTGGGGGATATTCCCAGCGGTGGGCAAACCGCACGCCGCGGTCTTCGAGACGAAGCGAACGTTCACCTCCAAAAATGGCCTCACGCTGACTTTCGTGCTGCAACAGCTTTCGGGAAAAACGAATTTGCTGGGGCGATTCCGAATTTCCGCCACGGCGTCGCCACGGCCGATCCGCGTCGATCCAATGCCGGCGAACGTCACGCGCGTCCTGGCCGTGACGCCGAAGCAACGGACCGAATCTCAAAAAGAGGAATTGGCCGCGTATTACCGCACGATTTCTCCGGAAATCCAAACCCGGCTGGACGAGATCGACGATCGACTGTCCGCGCTGCCTCGACCCAACCTGGTTTACGCCGCCGCCAACAACTTCCAGCCACAGGGAAAATTCACGCCGGCGAAAGTCCCGCGAGCGATTCATGTCCTGGCGCGCGGCGAAGTGACGCGATCGGGCCAACTGGCCCCGCCCGCCACGCTGGCGTGCGTGCCGGGACTCTCGCACCGTTTCGAATTGCGGAACGCGGCGGATGAAGGCGAGCGCCGCGCCGCCTTCGCGAGATGGGTGACCGACCCGAAGAATGCTCTGACGTGGCGGTCGATCGTGAACCGCGTCTGGCACTACCACTTCGGCCGCGGCATCGTCGAGACGCCGAACGACTTCGGACGCATGGGATCGCCGCCGACGCATCCGGAGTTGCTGGATTGGCTGGCGAACTCTTTTCTCGAAAACGGAGGTTCGCTCAAGTGGCTGCACAAGTTGATCGTGACCAGCGCGACCTACCGGCAATCTTCGCAATCCCGCCTGGAGAGCGTCGCGGTCGATGCCGACAACCGGTTTCTCTGGCGGATGAATCGCGCCCGGCTGGATGCGGAATCGCTGCGGGATTCCATTCTGTTCATCACGGGCAAGCTCGATCTGAAGATGGGCGGTCTGCCGGTCAAACAGTTTCATTTCGAGGATCCAAACCCGGGCGTCACACCGACCGTCGATTATGGCCGGTTCGACGTGGATCAGCCCGAGAGTTTTCGCCGCAGCGTGTATCGGTGGATTTACCGGACCTTGCCGGACCCGTTCATGGAAGTGATGGATTGTCCGGATGCTTCGCAGCTCGCGCCGGCGCGCAACGCCTCGGTCACTCCGCTGCAAGCGCTCTCCATGCTGAACAACCCTTTCGTGGTCCGGCAAAGCGAGCATTTCGCCGAGCGGCTGGGCAAGAGCGGTGACAGTCTGCGGGAACGGATCGAACTGGCTTACGAGTTGGCGTTCGGGCGGGAGTCAAGTGCCGCGGAGGCAACCGCTCTGACGAACTACGCTCGCAAGCACGGCCTGGCAAACGTCTGCCGATTGATTTTGAACAGCAACGAATTCATGTTTGTAAACTGAATTCCGCATCAAAACTCTTACTGAATGGGCGTCTCATGAGAGCGAAACATCATGAAATCCCTGCGTTTCCCAGGCGTGATTTCCTTTGGCGTGTCGGCGGCGGGTTGGGTGGGATTGCGCTGACGCATCTGCTCGCGCGGAGTGGGGCGTTCGCGGATGCGGCCGCGGAATCCCGAGGACTCGCGTCCACAGCAACGTCTGATCTCAACGGCGGGCTGCACCATCGGGCGAAAGTCAAACGCGTCGTCCAGCTTTTCATGAACGGCGGCGCGAGCCAGTGCGACACGTTCGATTACAAACCCGAATTGATCAAACGCAGCGGGGAGAAGTTCGATTCCGGCTTGACCGCGACGGCGACCAGCGTGCCGGGGAACCTGATGACGAGCCCGTGGGACTGGAAGCAGCACGGCCAATGCGGCCGCTGGGTCAGCAGCGTGTTCCCGCACCTTGCGACGTGCGTCGATGATCTCGCGTTTCTCATGGCGATGGCGTCGAAGACGAACGTTCACGGACCCGGGGTTTATTTCCAAAACACCGGATTTGTCATGCCAGGCTTTCCTTGCCTGGGCGCGTGGATTTCCTACGGATTGGGCAGCTCGAGCGAGAACTGGCCCGCGTTCGTCGTGATCCCGGACTCACGCGGATTGCCCTACAACTCGACGGGAGCTTTCTCCACCGGCTTCCTTCCGGTCGTTCATCAGGGTTTGGTGATCAAACCGGGTTCTCCAAATCCGATTGCGGATTTGCGGCCGCCCGAATCCGCCCAATTCATCAGCGAGGCCAGTGAAGCGGAAGGGCTGGCGCTGTTGAACAAGATGAATCGCGAGCATTTGGCGGAATGGCCCGACGACTCGCGGTTGGAAGCGCGCATCGCGTCTTACGAAATGGCTGCCAAGATGCAACTCAACGCACCCGCCGCGCTTGATCTCTCCGGAGAAACTGACGCCACGCGCAAGCGGTATGGGCTCGACAACAAAATCACGGAGGATTTTGGCCGCAACTGTCTCGTGGCCCGGCGGCTTTTGGAGCGCGGCGTGCGGTTCGTGCAGGTCTGGAGCGGAACCGCCGGCGCGAGCGGGAACTGGGACAACCATAACGACGTCGGCAAGGAACTGGAATTCATCGCCACGCGAACCGACAAGGGCGCGGCGGGCCTGGTGAAGGATCTGAAAGCGCGCGGCATGTTCGAGGACACGCTCGTGATCTGGACCACGGAATTTGGACGCATGCCTTTCAGTCAGGGCAGCAAGGGCCGCGATCACAACGGCGGCACGTTTGTGACCTGGCTGGCGGGGGCCGGGATCAACGGTGGCGCGACTTTCGGCGAGAGTGACGAACTATCGTTTAAGACCGCGCACGACCGCACTTACTGCTACGATCTCCACGCGACAGTTCTGCACCTGCTGGGGATCGACCATGAGAGACTGACCTTTCGGCACAACGGCACAAACCGCCGGCTCACGGATGTGCACGGGCGGGTGTTAAAAGAGATCCTCGTTTGAGGCTCGCGCTAGATCTCCAAGAGATCGAGCAAACCCAGGCGCAGCGACTCGTAATTGGCCAGCATGGTCTGGCCGGTCTGGGTGAGCAGGCTGAGGCGGTTGTACTCGACGGTCTCCGTGGTCGTGTTCGTGTTTTGAATGCGATCCACGGTGGACTGTAGATTCTCTTCCAGGCTGACCAGAAGATCATTGGCGTCGTCGATGAAGTCCTTGGTGGAACTGGCTCTCGTCTGGAGAATGCCCAGATTCGCGATGGCGGTGCTCACCGTTGCCTGGGCGGCCGCCGCGGCCGTGGTAGTGGAGACGCTGACGGTGTCGAAGAAAACGTCGTTGATCCCGCCCGCCGCCGCGTTGGCGTTGTAGTTGATCGCTTGCAGCGTGTATTGCGCCCCGTCCTCGTCGATGATGGTCGTGTAACTGGTCCCGAACAGGGACTGGTTGTTGAACGTCCTCCGGCCAATGTCGCTGATGAAAGCCTGGATCTGCGCGAACTCGATCTGGTAAGACGACCGCTCATCGGCCGTTGTCGAAGTGTTGGAGGACAGCACGGCAAGCGCACTGAGCCGGCTGAGTTTGGTGGAAACCGTTGTGAGAAAATCGCTCTGGCTCTGAACTAGGTCGGACGCATTGCTGAGGTTCGCTTCCACGGCGTCCAACCGCTTGATCTGGCTGTTTAGCTTGCCGGTTTGGGCAACGCCGGACGGATCATCTCCGGAATCGACAATGTGCAACCCGCTGGTGAGGCGTTCCAGAGACTTCTGGAGCAGCAACGTGTTGTCGTCCAGGATGCGCGCCAGTTTCTTGCTCTGAAAGCTGGTGAGGATTTCGTTGACAGGACTTATGGCCATAGGATTTCCCGTGCTCCCGACTGGAAAAGCTATTTCAACGCCGGATTAAGCTATCACATCAAATGCTCTCGAATTGGACCGTTCCTGACACGCTGGGGATTGCATACACCAAGCCAGCCCGATTGTCGAAACAATTCTTTCTTAGAGCCTGTCCGAAAATGTCCGAAAGTGCCCGAAAGTCTATCTAAGAATTGCAGAAGATTGCAGAAAAATCTGTTGACATGGGTGACGCGATTTGAGAGATTGCCACCACACACGGAACAACTAACATCATAAAATGAGAACAAAAACACTACTTCTTACAGCTGCACTGAGTGCGGCAGGTGTCGCCACCTCAATGGCGCAAGTCTTCTCTGTAAACGCGGTGGGTTACGTTACGACGAAAATCCCGGCCGGGAAGTTCGCCCTGATTTCCAATCCATTGATCGCCACCGACAACAAGATTGAAACATTGTTCGCCGGGCAAAACGTCCAGATCTTCAAGTTCGACTCCACAAAAGGAGCTTGGGATACTGCGCAGTTTGACGATCTTGAGAACAAGGTTATTGGGCCTGCGGCAGCCAAGGAATTGAAGCCGGGAGAAGGCGTCTTCGTTAAGAACCTTGGAAAGACCGACATCAGCGTGACGTTCGTTGGTGAAGTGCCTGCTGGCGATCTATCCAATCCGTTGCCAAAAGGTTTGTCAGTTAGGAGTTCCCAAGTCCCACAGAAGGGAAAACTAAAAGATGCTCTCGGTCTTAGCGGTGAAGTTGGAGATTCAATCTTCCGCTGGACTGGTGACAACTATAAACAGCTCCTCTACGACGACCTGGATAATAATTGGTCGCCAAACGACGACATCGACGTCGGCGAAGCGTTCTTTATCTCCAAGAAAAACGCAGGTGATTGGAAACGAAAATTCACGATTAACTAATAAACAAATCAGAACTCTAACTCACTAAAATCAAATATGAAAAAGGTACTGATCGCCTTAGCTGCACTTGTAGTGACAACCTCGGTCTTCGGACAAGGAACTGTCGTATTTAACAATCGAAACCCGGCCGCTGGAATTGATGCAAAGATTCTACTGCCTGGTGGAGCGGGAGTGAGTGGTGCGGCGTTCACGGCCGATTTGATAGCTGGTCCGGCGGGCACTGCTTTGGCCAAGCTTGTGCCAGTCGCAGGTTCAACGACGACATTCAGAACTGGCGCTGCAGCTGGTTATGTTAACTCTACTACGGTGACCATTCCTGGCATCGCTGCTGGAGGGCAAGCAACCATCGCAGTGCGCGCCTATAACGGCAGCACATACGCTGGCTCTTCGTTATTCGGAACATCAGCACCGATCACTATCGGCACTGGCAATCCAACTACATCTCCTCCGGGCACACCTACGGACATGGTTGGGCTGACCGGATTCACGCTCGTTCCAGAGCCATCTACTATCGCGTTGGCAATCCTTGGCATCGCTGGTCTGCTGATCCGACGCCGTAAGTAGGGGTCCTTTCGCCTGTTCTCATTTAGCCGCTCGAAAGAGCGGCTTTTTTTTTCGATCAATGCAAATGAAAGCGAAAGAGAGCTGGAGTCGCTGGAGTCGGAGATTGATTGACAGAGCAACTTGCTGAATTAGCATTAGCAGGACTTGGCGGCGCGTTCGTCTATCGGTTCAGGACACGGCCCTCTCAAGGCTGAAAGACGGGTTCGATTCCCGTAC from Verrucomicrobiota bacterium includes these protein-coding regions:
- a CDS encoding DUF1553 domain-containing protein — encoded protein: MRQQRQSERPFCLCRWRVLICGLAVSALCGRSQDSSPESWWSLQPLQKTSLPAVKNLAWPRSQIDCFVLAKLEAKNLLPSPEADPRTLLRRLYFDLIGLPPTPDEIQSFLADDSPGAYDRVVDRLLSSPRYGERWARHWLDVVHYADSHGHDQDRPRTNAWPYRDYLIRSFNEDKPYARFVQEQLAGDVLFPDDPNGVIATAFIAAGPWDESSQMHIMADTVDKKIAQSLDRDDMVTTATSTFLSSTVHCARCHDHKFDPISQEEYYGLQAVFSGVDRTDRPFDWDSAIHWKRQTLLKEKTALEVRQRTLAQTRLDAESEAALAAGQAAWEQRLREGTPWTTLNPISFISTGRATLTRQPDWSLLVSGEKPERDIYTIVVQTELKAITAFRLEVLPDDRLPKNGPGRAADGNFQLSEFEVKVEPASTVGAMTNVELRNATSDFHQPDSEADKAIDGRTNTAWGIFPAVGKPHAAVFETKRTFTSKNGLTLTFVLQQLSGKTNLLGRFRISATASPRPIRVDPMPANVTRVLAVTPKQRTESQKEELAAYYRTISPEIQTRLDEIDDRLSALPRPNLVYAAANNFQPQGKFTPAKVPRAIHVLARGEVTRSGQLAPPATLACVPGLSHRFELRNAADEGERRAAFARWVTDPKNALTWRSIVNRVWHYHFGRGIVETPNDFGRMGSPPTHPELLDWLANSFLENGGSLKWLHKLIVTSATYRQSSQSRLESVAVDADNRFLWRMNRARLDAESLRDSILFITGKLDLKMGGLPVKQFHFEDPNPGVTPTVDYGRFDVDQPESFRRSVYRWIYRTLPDPFMEVMDCPDASQLAPARNASVTPLQALSMLNNPFVVRQSEHFAERLGKSGDSLRERIELAYELAFGRESSAAEATALTNYARKHGLANVCRLILNSNEFMFVN
- a CDS encoding DUF1501 domain-containing protein, producing the protein MRAKHHEIPAFPRRDFLWRVGGGLGGIALTHLLARSGAFADAAAESRGLASTATSDLNGGLHHRAKVKRVVQLFMNGGASQCDTFDYKPELIKRSGEKFDSGLTATATSVPGNLMTSPWDWKQHGQCGRWVSSVFPHLATCVDDLAFLMAMASKTNVHGPGVYFQNTGFVMPGFPCLGAWISYGLGSSSENWPAFVVIPDSRGLPYNSTGAFSTGFLPVVHQGLVIKPGSPNPIADLRPPESAQFISEASEAEGLALLNKMNREHLAEWPDDSRLEARIASYEMAAKMQLNAPAALDLSGETDATRKRYGLDNKITEDFGRNCLVARRLLERGVRFVQVWSGTAGASGNWDNHNDVGKELEFIATRTDKGAAGLVKDLKARGMFEDTLVIWTTEFGRMPFSQGSKGRDHNGGTFVTWLAGAGINGGATFGESDELSFKTAHDRTYCYDLHATVLHLLGIDHERLTFRHNGTNRRLTDVHGRVLKEILV
- a CDS encoding PEP-CTERM sorting domain-containing protein, translated to MKKVLIALAALVVTTSVFGQGTVVFNNRNPAAGIDAKILLPGGAGVSGAAFTADLIAGPAGTALAKLVPVAGSTTTFRTGAAAGYVNSTTVTIPGIAAGGQATIAVRAYNGSTYAGSSLFGTSAPITIGTGNPTTSPPGTPTDMVGLTGFTLVPEPSTIALAILGIAGLLIRRRK